Proteins co-encoded in one Corylus avellana chromosome ca9, CavTom2PMs-1.0 genomic window:
- the LOC132162526 gene encoding probable plastid-lipid-associated protein 13, chloroplastic, whose product MASVQGSVPPLSAIRARRELSFSSPATATPLVSFARSPDTHRQLSVRPGLRRRSVLRAMVQQAVHGAPAAYAKEMERLSAKESLLLAFKDSGGFEALVTGKTTDMQRIDVNERITGLERLNPTPRPTTSPFLEGRWNFEWFGSGSPGFAAARFIFERFPSTLANLPKMDVVIKDGYAKITAKLKFLNSIESKFVLSTKLSVEGPLRMKEEYVEGTMESPTIIEETLPEQLKGALGQATNTMQQLPVPIRDVITSGLTIPLGGTFQRLYMISYLDDEILIIRDTAGVPEVLTRLVSSPSPMAEPTEYES is encoded by the exons ATGGCTTCCGTACAAGGTTCAGTCCCTCCACTCTCCGCAATCCGCGCGCGTCGTGAATTGTCGTTTTCTTCCCCAGCCACGGCTACTCCGCTTGTTTCTTTCGCTAGGTCGCCGGATACTCACCGCCAACTTTCCGTACGCCCGGGACTTCGCCGGAGATCCGTACTCAGAGCAATGGTTCAGCAGGCCGTACACGGAGCTCCGGCAGCTTATGCCAAGGAAATGGAGAGGCTTTCCGCCAAAGAATCCCTTCTTCTCGCC TTTAAAGATTCTGGGGGTTTTGAGGCTTTAGTAACTGGTAAGACAACCGATATGCAGCGAATTGATGTGAATGAGAGGATAACTGGTTTGGAACGGCTCAATCCTACTCCTAGACCAACAAC GTCACCCTTTCTGGAAGGTAGATGGAATTTTGAGTGGTTTGGGTCTGGAAGTCCAGGATTCGCTGCTGCCAGATTTATATTTGA GAGATTTCCTTCAACTTTGGCTAATTTGCCAAAAATGGACGTGGTGATCAAGGATGGATATGCAAAGATTACTGCAAAGTTGAAATTTCTGAACTCG ATAGAAAGCAAATTTGTTCTGTCCACCAAGTTATCTGTGGAGGGACCTCTTCGAATGAAAGAGGAATATGTTGAAGGGACTATGGAGTCTCCAACAATAATTGAAGAAACACTACCTGAACAGCTAAAAGGTGCACTAGGCCAGGCAACTAACACGATGCAACAACTACCGGTTCCTATTCGGGATGTCATTACCAGTGGGTTGACAATTCCTCTAg GTGGAACTTTCCAAAGACTATATATGATTTCTTATCTTGATGACGAAATACTT ATAATTAGGGATACAGCTGGAGTGCCTGAAGTTTTGACAAGGTTGGTTTCTTCCCCGTCTCCCATGGCAGAACCCACAGAGTATGAGAGTTAG